A stretch of Salvelinus alpinus chromosome 4, SLU_Salpinus.1, whole genome shotgun sequence DNA encodes these proteins:
- the LOC139573548 gene encoding guanine nucleotide-binding protein-like 1 isoform X1, with protein MPRKKPFSTKQKKKQMQVKRERKRGEPGSGPSSRNASVERGMDRERQSDTSDSETTDVRRINQQPGIREGRYDPNRFRLHFEKESREEVERRKKLAREKVLDQMLDKDLEVDINDIYPTEKGLEFPRRPPWNYGMNREELLKKEEKSYREYLNDLHSRNPPGSLSHFEHNLETWRQLWRVLEMSDVILLIVDIRHPVLQFPPALYHYITGELQKQVVVVLNKADLCPPPLVLAWTHYLQTQFPHLHCVCFTSHPGQPYSTVLQKKRMRKKGTCGWGHAGGPTHILKACQEITAGKVDLSSWEKKIQRDAVAMGSEGEQSEEGADSVLVEHQSDVAMEMSSPSQELYKDGVLTLGCIGFPNVGKSSVLNSLVGRKVVSVSRTPGHTKYFQTYYLTPTVKLCDCPGLVFPSLVNKQLQILAGIYPVSQLQEPYSSVGYLCERTPFLSVLKLRHPSVEGPQHAPKGGEKEREQGPEHSWTAWDVCEAWAERRGYKTAKAARNDVYRAANSLLRLAVDGRLCLCLRPPAYNDQREQWESHPDLAEIIALQGRKEEGAGERDEEEEGESSSEPEEERDRDADDDDEDGDDEDEGFGHPAVKERKGPTSLTVNMFDVLRENECE; from the exons GTGAGCCAGGCTCAGGGCCCAGCAGCCGTAATGCCAGTGTGGAGCGGGGGATGGACAGGGAGAGGCAGTCGGACACCTCAGATAGCGAAACCACAGATGTCAGGAGGATAAACCAGCAGCCCGGCATCAGGGAGGGCAGATACGATCCCAATAG GTTCCGTCTGCACTTTgagaaggagagcagagaggaggtggagaggaggaagaagctTGCCAGAGAGAAGGTTCTGGACCAGATGTTAGACAAAGACCTGGAGGTTGACATCAACGACATCTACCCCACTGAGAAAG GTCTTGAGTTTCCGCGGCGACCTCCGTGGAATTATGGGATGAATCGTGAGGAGCTGCTGAAGAAAGAAGAGAAGTCATACCGGGAATATCTGAACGACCTGCACTCCAGAAACCCACCTGGATCCCTCAGCCACTTTGAGCACAACCTGGAG acgTGGAGACAGTTGTGGAGAGTGTTGGAGATGTCCGATGTGATCCTGCTCATCGTGGACATCAGGCACCCG GTGCTGCAGTTTCCCCCAGCGCtgtaccactacatcactggggaGCTGCAGAAgcaggtggtggtggtgctgaACAAAGCTGACCTGTGTCCCCCTCCGCTGGTGCTGGCCTGGACACACTACCTCCAGACACAGTTCCCCCACCTCCACTGTGTCTGCTTCACATCACACCCCGGCCAGCCATACAGCACAG TGCTTcagaagaagaggatgagaaaAAAGGGTACATGTGGGTGGGGACATGCTGGAGGCCCCACCCACATCCTGAAGGCGTGTCAGGAAATCACAGCAGGAAAAG TGGACTTGTCCAGCTGGGAGAAGAAGATCCAGAGAGATGCGGTTGCTATGGGATCAGAAGGAGAGCAGTCAGAGGAGGGGGCGGACTCTGTTCTAGTGGAGCACCAGAGTGATGTTGCCATGGAGATGAGCAGCCCCTCCCAGGAACTATATAAAGATGGCGTACTCACGCTGGGCTGTATAG gcTTCCCTAACGTGGGGAAGTCATCAGTATTGAACAGTCTGGTAGGTAGGAAGGTGGTGAGTGTGTCTCGAACCCCCGGCCACACCAAATACTTCCAGACCTACTACCTCACACCCACTGTCAAACTGTGTGACTGCCCTGGACTGGTCTTCCCTTCACTAGTCAACAAACAACTACAG ATCCTAGCTGGTATCTACCCAGTATCTCAGCTGCAGGAGCCCTACAGTTCTGTGGGTTATCTGTGTGAGCGGACCCCCTTCCTGTCGGTGCTCAAGCTCCGGCACCCCAGCGTGGAGGGCCCACAGCATGCACCCaaggggggggagaaggagagggagcaggggCCCGAGCACAGCTGGACAGCCTGGGACGTGTGTGAGG CCTGGGCGGAGAGGAGGGGTTATAAGACAGCGAAGGCAGCTCGTAACGACGTGTATCGGGCAGCTAACAGTCTGCTGCGGCTGGCCGTCGACGGGAGGCTGTGTCTGTGCCTCAGACCACCTGCATATAATGATCAGAGAG AGCAGTGGGAGTCCCACCCAGACCTGGCAGAGATCATCGCTCTACAGGGACGGAAGGAAGagggggcaggagagagggatgaggaggaggagggggagtccAGCTCTGAgccggaggaggagagggatagggatgctgatgatgatgatgaggatggtgatgatgaagatgaagggTTTGGACACCCAGCAGTGAAAGAGAGGAAGGGGCCAACCAGCCTCACAGTCAATATGTTCGATGTCCTCCGGGAAAACGAGTGCGAGTGA
- the LOC139573548 gene encoding guanine nucleotide-binding protein-like 1 isoform X2, with protein MDRERQSDTSDSETTDVRRINQQPGIREGRYDPNRFRLHFEKESREEVERRKKLAREKVLDQMLDKDLEVDINDIYPTEKGLEFPRRPPWNYGMNREELLKKEEKSYREYLNDLHSRNPPGSLSHFEHNLETWRQLWRVLEMSDVILLIVDIRHPVLQFPPALYHYITGELQKQVVVVLNKADLCPPPLVLAWTHYLQTQFPHLHCVCFTSHPGQPYSTVLQKKRMRKKGTCGWGHAGGPTHILKACQEITAGKVDLSSWEKKIQRDAVAMGSEGEQSEEGADSVLVEHQSDVAMEMSSPSQELYKDGVLTLGCIGFPNVGKSSVLNSLVGRKVVSVSRTPGHTKYFQTYYLTPTVKLCDCPGLVFPSLVNKQLQILAGIYPVSQLQEPYSSVGYLCERTPFLSVLKLRHPSVEGPQHAPKGGEKEREQGPEHSWTAWDVCEAWAERRGYKTAKAARNDVYRAANSLLRLAVDGRLCLCLRPPAYNDQREQWESHPDLAEIIALQGRKEEGAGERDEEEEGESSSEPEEERDRDADDDDEDGDDEDEGFGHPAVKERKGPTSLTVNMFDVLRENECE; from the exons ATGGACAGGGAGAGGCAGTCGGACACCTCAGATAGCGAAACCACAGATGTCAGGAGGATAAACCAGCAGCCCGGCATCAGGGAGGGCAGATACGATCCCAATAG GTTCCGTCTGCACTTTgagaaggagagcagagaggaggtggagaggaggaagaagctTGCCAGAGAGAAGGTTCTGGACCAGATGTTAGACAAAGACCTGGAGGTTGACATCAACGACATCTACCCCACTGAGAAAG GTCTTGAGTTTCCGCGGCGACCTCCGTGGAATTATGGGATGAATCGTGAGGAGCTGCTGAAGAAAGAAGAGAAGTCATACCGGGAATATCTGAACGACCTGCACTCCAGAAACCCACCTGGATCCCTCAGCCACTTTGAGCACAACCTGGAG acgTGGAGACAGTTGTGGAGAGTGTTGGAGATGTCCGATGTGATCCTGCTCATCGTGGACATCAGGCACCCG GTGCTGCAGTTTCCCCCAGCGCtgtaccactacatcactggggaGCTGCAGAAgcaggtggtggtggtgctgaACAAAGCTGACCTGTGTCCCCCTCCGCTGGTGCTGGCCTGGACACACTACCTCCAGACACAGTTCCCCCACCTCCACTGTGTCTGCTTCACATCACACCCCGGCCAGCCATACAGCACAG TGCTTcagaagaagaggatgagaaaAAAGGGTACATGTGGGTGGGGACATGCTGGAGGCCCCACCCACATCCTGAAGGCGTGTCAGGAAATCACAGCAGGAAAAG TGGACTTGTCCAGCTGGGAGAAGAAGATCCAGAGAGATGCGGTTGCTATGGGATCAGAAGGAGAGCAGTCAGAGGAGGGGGCGGACTCTGTTCTAGTGGAGCACCAGAGTGATGTTGCCATGGAGATGAGCAGCCCCTCCCAGGAACTATATAAAGATGGCGTACTCACGCTGGGCTGTATAG gcTTCCCTAACGTGGGGAAGTCATCAGTATTGAACAGTCTGGTAGGTAGGAAGGTGGTGAGTGTGTCTCGAACCCCCGGCCACACCAAATACTTCCAGACCTACTACCTCACACCCACTGTCAAACTGTGTGACTGCCCTGGACTGGTCTTCCCTTCACTAGTCAACAAACAACTACAG ATCCTAGCTGGTATCTACCCAGTATCTCAGCTGCAGGAGCCCTACAGTTCTGTGGGTTATCTGTGTGAGCGGACCCCCTTCCTGTCGGTGCTCAAGCTCCGGCACCCCAGCGTGGAGGGCCCACAGCATGCACCCaaggggggggagaaggagagggagcaggggCCCGAGCACAGCTGGACAGCCTGGGACGTGTGTGAGG CCTGGGCGGAGAGGAGGGGTTATAAGACAGCGAAGGCAGCTCGTAACGACGTGTATCGGGCAGCTAACAGTCTGCTGCGGCTGGCCGTCGACGGGAGGCTGTGTCTGTGCCTCAGACCACCTGCATATAATGATCAGAGAG AGCAGTGGGAGTCCCACCCAGACCTGGCAGAGATCATCGCTCTACAGGGACGGAAGGAAGagggggcaggagagagggatgaggaggaggagggggagtccAGCTCTGAgccggaggaggagagggatagggatgctgatgatgatgatgaggatggtgatgatgaagatgaagggTTTGGACACCCAGCAGTGAAAGAGAGGAAGGGGCCAACCAGCCTCACAGTCAATATGTTCGATGTCCTCCGGGAAAACGAGTGCGAGTGA